In Streptomyces chartreusis NRRL 3882, the following are encoded in one genomic region:
- the rplK gene encoding 50S ribosomal protein L11, translating into MPPKKKKVTGLIKLQIQAGAANPAPPVGPALGQHGVNIMEFCKAYNAATESQRGWVVPVEITVYEDRSFTFITKTPPAAKMILKAAGVAKGSSEPHKTKVAKITRDQVREIATTKMPDLNVNDLDAAEKIIAGTARSMGVTVEG; encoded by the coding sequence ATGCCTCCCAAGAAGAAGAAGGTCACGGGGCTCATCAAGCTCCAGATCCAGGCCGGTGCCGCCAACCCGGCCCCGCCGGTCGGTCCCGCGCTGGGCCAGCACGGCGTCAACATCATGGAGTTCTGCAAGGCCTACAACGCCGCGACCGAGTCGCAGCGTGGCTGGGTCGTGCCGGTGGAGATCACGGTCTACGAGGACCGTTCCTTCACCTTCATCACCAAGACCCCGCCGGCCGCGAAGATGATCCTCAAGGCCGCGGGCGTGGCGAAGGGCTCCAGCGAGCCGCACAAGACCAAGGTCGCGAAGATCACGCGCGACCAGGTCCGCGAGATCGCCACCACCAAGATGCCCGACCTCAACGTCAACGACCTGGACGCCGCCGAGAAGATCATCGCCGGCACCGCCCGTTCCATGGGCGTCACGGTCGAGGGCTGA
- the nusG gene encoding transcription termination/antitermination protein NusG, whose translation MSDPNVNDAIEPVESVEDELDTVEGADSEDTETSAEVEAADAVADDAAEAEPESGEEAAEEAEEEPEDDRDPIEKLREELRVLPGEWYVIHTYAGYENRVKTNLEQRAVSLNVEDYIFQAEVPQEEVVQIKNGDRKTIKQNKLPGYVLVRMDLTNESWGVVRNTPGVTGFVGNAYDPYPLTLDEIVKMLAPEAEEKAAREAAEAEGKPAPQRKVEVQVLDFEVGDSVTVTDGPFATLQATINEINPDSKKVKGLVEIFGRETPVELSFDQIQKN comes from the coding sequence GTGTCTGACCCGAACGTGAACGACGCCATCGAGCCTGTCGAGTCCGTCGAGGACGAGCTCGACACCGTCGAGGGCGCGGACAGCGAGGACACCGAGACCTCCGCCGAGGTCGAGGCTGCCGACGCCGTCGCGGACGACGCCGCCGAGGCGGAGCCCGAGTCCGGTGAAGAGGCCGCGGAAGAAGCCGAGGAAGAGCCCGAGGACGACCGCGACCCGATCGAGAAGCTCCGCGAGGAGCTGCGGGTCCTGCCCGGCGAGTGGTACGTCATCCACACCTACGCCGGCTACGAGAACCGCGTGAAGACCAACCTGGAGCAGCGCGCCGTCTCGCTGAACGTCGAGGACTACATCTTCCAGGCCGAGGTGCCGCAGGAAGAGGTCGTCCAGATCAAGAACGGCGACCGCAAGACGATCAAGCAGAACAAGCTCCCGGGCTACGTCCTGGTCCGCATGGACCTGACGAACGAGTCCTGGGGTGTCGTCCGCAACACCCCCGGCGTCACCGGCTTCGTGGGCAACGCCTACGACCCGTACCCGCTGACCCTGGACGAGATCGTGAAGATGCTCGCCCCGGAGGCCGAGGAGAAGGCCGCCCGTGAGGCCGCCGAGGCCGAGGGCAAGCCGGCTCCGCAGCGCAAGGTCGAGGTCCAGGTGCTGGACTTCGAGGTGGGCGACTCGGTCACCGTCACCGACGGCCCGTTCGCCACGCTCCAGGCGACCATCAACGAGATCAACCCGGACTCGAAGAAGGTCAAGGGCCTCGTGGAGATCTTCGGCCGCGAGACGCCGGTCGAGCTCTCCTTCGACCAGATCCAGAAGAACTAG
- the secE gene encoding preprotein translocase subunit SecE → MTDAVGSIDMPDAQDEAPESKKTRKGGKRGKKGPLKRLALFYRQIVAELRKVVWPTRNQLTTYTTVVIIFVVIMIGLVTVIDYGLSHAAKYVFG, encoded by the coding sequence GTGACGGACGCCGTGGGCTCCATCGACATGCCTGATGCCCAGGACGAGGCGCCGGAGTCCAAGAAGACCCGCAAGGGCGGCAAGCGCGGCAAGAAGGGCCCGCTGAAGCGGCTCGCTCTCTTCTACCGCCAGATCGTCGCGGAGCTGCGCAAGGTCGTCTGGCCGACCCGCAACCAGCTGACGACATACACGACCGTGGTGATCATCTTCGTGGTCATCATGATCGGCCTGGTCACCGTGATTGACTATGGACTCAGCCACGCCGCCAAGTACGTGTTCGGCTGA
- a CDS encoding pyridoxal phosphate-dependent aminotransferase yields the protein MSAATPPTERRVSARVGAISESATLAVDAKAKALKAAGRPVIGFGAGEPDFPTPDYIVEAAIEACKNPKFHRYTPAGGLPELKAAIAAKTLRDSGYEVDASQILVTNGGKQAIYEAFAAILDPGDEVIVPAPYWTTYPESIRLAGGVPVEVVADETTGYRVTVEQLEAARTEKTKVVLFVSPSNPTGAVYSEQETEAIGRWAVEHGLWVMTDEIYEHLVYGDASAVSLPAVLPELRDRCIVVNGVAKTYAMTGWRVGWIIGPKDVVKAATNLQSHATSNVSNVAQAAALAAVSGDLVAVEKMREAFDRRRKTIVRMLNEIDGVVCPEPEGAFYAYPSVKALVGKEIRGRRPKDTVELAALILEEAEVAVVPGEAFGTPGYLRLSYALGDEDLVEGVSRMQKLLAEARD from the coding sequence ATGAGCGCTGCAACCCCTCCCACCGAGCGCCGGGTCTCCGCCCGAGTCGGCGCGATCTCCGAGTCCGCCACCCTCGCCGTGGACGCCAAGGCCAAGGCCCTCAAGGCCGCCGGGCGGCCGGTGATCGGCTTCGGCGCCGGTGAACCCGACTTCCCGACTCCGGACTACATCGTCGAGGCCGCGATCGAGGCCTGCAAGAACCCGAAGTTCCACCGCTACACGCCGGCCGGCGGTCTGCCCGAGCTGAAGGCCGCGATCGCCGCGAAGACGCTGCGCGACTCGGGCTACGAGGTCGACGCGTCGCAGATCCTCGTCACCAACGGCGGCAAGCAGGCCATCTACGAGGCCTTCGCCGCGATCCTCGACCCGGGCGACGAGGTCATCGTGCCCGCGCCGTACTGGACGACGTACCCGGAGTCGATCCGGCTGGCCGGGGGTGTCCCGGTCGAGGTCGTCGCCGACGAGACCACCGGCTACCGGGTGACCGTCGAGCAGCTGGAGGCGGCCCGTACGGAGAAGACGAAGGTCGTCCTGTTCGTCTCGCCGTCCAACCCGACCGGCGCGGTCTACAGCGAGCAGGAGACCGAGGCGATCGGCCGCTGGGCCGTCGAGCACGGTCTGTGGGTGATGACCGACGAGATCTACGAGCACCTGGTCTACGGCGACGCCTCCGCCGTGTCGCTGCCGGCGGTGCTGCCCGAGCTGCGCGACAGGTGCATCGTGGTGAACGGTGTCGCGAAGACGTACGCGATGACCGGCTGGCGGGTCGGGTGGATCATCGGCCCGAAGGACGTGGTCAAGGCCGCGACGAACCTCCAGTCGCACGCCACGTCGAACGTCTCCAACGTCGCCCAGGCCGCCGCGCTGGCCGCCGTCTCCGGCGACCTGGTCGCCGTCGAGAAGATGCGTGAGGCGTTCGACCGGCGCCGGAAGACCATCGTGCGGATGCTGAACGAGATCGACGGCGTGGTGTGCCCGGAACCGGAGGGTGCGTTCTACGCCTACCCGTCGGTGAAGGCGCTGGTCGGCAAGGAGATCCGGGGTCGGCGGCCCAAGGACACGGTCGAGCTGGCCGCGCTGATCCTGGAGGAGGCCGAGGTCGCGGTGGTGCCGGGTGAGGCGTTCGGCACGCCCGGGTACCTGCGGCTGTCGTACGCGCTGGGTGACGAGGATCTCGTCGAGGGTGTGAGCCGGATGCAGAAGCTGCTGGCGGAGGCGCGGGACTGA
- a CDS encoding adenosine deaminase → MERVRDVSELPKAHLHLHFTGSMRPSTVLELADKHGVRLPDALTDALVGGEPPRLRATDERGWFRFQRLYDAARSCLREPEDIQRLVREAAEEDLRDGSGWLEIQVDPTSYAPRLGGLIPALEIILDAVETTSRDTGLGMRVLVAANRMKHPLDARTLARLAVRYADRGVVGFGLSNDERRGMARDFDRAFAIAREAGLLSAPHGGELAGASSVRDCLDDLGANRVGHGVRAAENPQLLRRLAERGVTCEVCPASNVALGVYEKPEDVPLRTLFEAGVPMALGADDPLLFGSRLAAQYEIARRHHGFTDEELAEVARQSVRGSAAPEDVKTKLLAGVDDWLLS, encoded by the coding sequence ATGGAGCGTGTACGTGATGTCTCTGAGCTGCCGAAAGCCCACCTGCACCTGCACTTCACCGGGTCGATGCGGCCCTCGACCGTGCTGGAACTGGCCGACAAGCACGGCGTGCGTCTTCCCGACGCGCTGACCGATGCGCTGGTCGGCGGAGAGCCGCCGAGACTGCGGGCCACGGACGAGCGGGGCTGGTTCCGCTTTCAGCGGCTGTACGACGCGGCGCGCTCGTGTCTGCGTGAGCCGGAGGACATCCAGCGGCTGGTGCGGGAGGCCGCGGAGGAGGATCTGCGGGACGGGTCGGGGTGGCTGGAGATCCAGGTCGATCCGACGTCGTACGCACCGCGGCTGGGCGGGTTGATCCCGGCGCTGGAGATCATCCTGGACGCGGTGGAGACGACGTCGCGGGACACCGGGCTCGGGATGCGGGTGCTGGTCGCGGCGAACCGGATGAAGCACCCGCTGGACGCGCGCACCCTGGCGCGGCTGGCGGTGCGGTACGCGGACCGGGGGGTCGTCGGGTTCGGGCTGTCGAACGACGAGCGGCGGGGCATGGCGCGGGACTTCGACCGGGCGTTCGCGATCGCCCGGGAGGCCGGGCTGCTGTCGGCGCCGCACGGGGGCGAGCTGGCGGGGGCGTCGTCGGTGCGGGACTGTCTGGACGACCTGGGGGCGAACCGGGTCGGGCATGGTGTGCGGGCGGCGGAGAACCCGCAGCTGCTGCGGCGGCTGGCCGAGCGGGGTGTGACCTGTGAGGTGTGCCCGGCGTCGAACGTGGCGTTGGGGGTGTACGAGAAGCCGGAGGACGTGCCGCTGCGGACGTTGTTCGAGGCGGGTGTCCCGATGGCGCTGGGCGCGGACGATCCGCTGCTGTTCGGCTCCCGGCTGGCGGCGCAGTACGAGATCGCGCGGCGGCATCACGGGTTCACGGACGAGGAACTGGCGGAGGTGGCGCGGCAGTCGGTACGGGGGTCGGCGGCGCCGGAGGATGTGAAGACGAAGCTGCTGGCCGGGGTGGACGACTGGCTGCTGTCGTAG
- a CDS encoding UDP-N-acetylmuramate dehydrogenase, which translates to MPSRTLEPVQELHDAPLAPLTTFRLGGPATRLITATTDDEVIAVVREADETGTPLLLIGGGSNLVIGDKGFEGTALVIATKGYSLDGTRLELAAGEVWTDAVARTVEAGLAGIECLAGIPGSAGATPIQNVGAYGQEVSSTITEVVAYDRRTGETVTLANEDCAFSYRHSRFKSDPERYVVLRVRFSLEDAGGLSAPLRYAETARALGVEAGDRVPLASARDTVLKLRAGKGMVLDPEDHDTWSAGSFFTNPILTDTDFATFRARVRDRLGDGVEPPAYPAGEGRTKTSAAWLIDKAGFTKGYGDGPARISTKHTLALTNRGSATTEDLLALAREVVSGVREAFGITLVNEPVTVGVSL; encoded by the coding sequence GTGCCGTCTCGTACTCTTGAGCCCGTGCAGGAACTCCACGACGCCCCTCTCGCCCCGCTGACCACCTTCCGGCTGGGCGGCCCCGCGACCCGCCTGATCACCGCGACGACGGACGACGAGGTGATCGCCGTCGTACGCGAAGCCGACGAGACGGGCACCCCGCTGCTCCTCATCGGCGGCGGCTCGAACCTGGTCATCGGCGACAAGGGCTTCGAGGGCACCGCCCTCGTCATCGCCACCAAGGGCTACTCCCTCGACGGCACCAGGCTGGAGCTGGCCGCCGGCGAGGTGTGGACCGACGCCGTCGCCCGCACGGTGGAGGCGGGCCTGGCCGGCATCGAGTGCCTGGCCGGCATCCCCGGCTCGGCGGGCGCGACCCCCATCCAGAACGTCGGGGCGTACGGCCAGGAGGTCTCCTCGACGATCACGGAGGTCGTCGCCTACGACCGCCGGACCGGTGAGACGGTCACCCTGGCCAACGAGGACTGCGCCTTCTCCTACCGCCACAGCCGCTTCAAGTCCGACCCGGAGCGATACGTGGTCCTGCGCGTCCGCTTTTCCCTGGAGGACGCCGGCGGTCTCTCCGCCCCCCTCAGGTACGCCGAGACGGCCCGTGCCCTCGGTGTCGAAGCCGGCGACCGCGTCCCGCTGGCCTCGGCCCGTGACACGGTTCTCAAGCTGCGGGCCGGCAAGGGCATGGTCCTGGACCCCGAGGACCACGACACCTGGTCGGCCGGGTCCTTCTTCACCAACCCGATCCTCACGGACACCGACTTCGCGACGTTCCGCGCGCGTGTGCGTGACCGGCTCGGAGACGGGGTGGAGCCGCCCGCGTATCCGGCCGGTGAGGGCCGTACCAAGACCTCCGCGGCCTGGCTGATCGACAAGGCGGGCTTCACGAAGGGGTACGGCGACGGGCCGGCCCGTATCTCCACGAAGCACACGCTGGCCCTCACGAACCGGGGCTCGGCGACCACGGAGGATCTGCTCGCCCTGGCCCGCGAGGTCGTGTCCGGGGTCCGCGAGGCCTTCGGGATCACGCTGGTGAACGAGCCGGTGACGGTCGGGGTCAGCCTGTAG
- a CDS encoding MFS transporter, protein MSQQTARRGGAAWALVITSVAGFMAALDNLVVTTALPSIREDLGGGLHDLEWTVSAYTLTFAVLLMFGAALGDRFGRRRLFTAGLAVFTGASAAAALAPGIDSLIAARAIQGVGAAVMMPLTLTLLTAAVPAAKRGMAYGIWGAVNGLAVASGPLVGGTLTEHISWQWIFWLNVPLGLALLPLARLRLAESHGTGAPLDIPGTLLASGGLFGIVYGLVRGPVDGWTGSMVLTGLFAGSALLAGFVLYSTRAANPMLPMRLFRSRAFSGINAASLLMFLGMFGSIFLLSQYMQGVLGYSPTEAGLRMLPWTGMPMLVAPIAGILADRIGGRPVVAAGLFLQALGLGYMSVVATADASYAAQLPALLVSGIGMALFFAPASHLVMSSVRPSEQGIASGANNALREVGGALGIAVMASIFAAQGGYETGQTFVDGMRPALVTGSAVVALAGVAALLIPTRRRTERQAVPAEPAPVLETASH, encoded by the coding sequence ATGTCACAGCAGACAGCACGCCGCGGGGGAGCCGCCTGGGCCCTCGTCATCACCAGCGTCGCCGGATTCATGGCGGCCCTCGACAATCTCGTCGTCACCACCGCCCTGCCCTCCATCCGCGAGGACCTCGGCGGGGGTCTGCACGATCTGGAATGGACCGTGAGCGCCTACACGCTCACCTTCGCCGTCCTGCTGATGTTCGGCGCGGCCCTCGGCGACCGGTTCGGCCGCCGCCGGCTCTTCACCGCCGGGCTCGCGGTCTTCACCGGCGCCTCCGCCGCGGCGGCCCTGGCACCCGGCATCGACTCCCTCATCGCCGCCCGCGCGATCCAGGGCGTCGGCGCGGCGGTGATGATGCCGCTCACGCTCACCCTGCTCACCGCGGCCGTGCCCGCCGCCAAGCGGGGCATGGCGTACGGCATCTGGGGAGCAGTCAACGGACTCGCCGTCGCCTCCGGGCCGCTGGTCGGCGGCACCCTCACCGAGCACATCTCCTGGCAGTGGATCTTCTGGCTGAACGTCCCGCTGGGCCTGGCCCTGCTGCCCCTCGCCCGCCTCCGCCTCGCCGAGTCCCACGGCACCGGCGCCCCGCTCGACATCCCCGGCACCCTGCTCGCCAGCGGCGGCCTCTTCGGCATCGTCTACGGCCTGGTCCGCGGCCCCGTCGACGGCTGGACCGGCTCGATGGTCCTGACGGGCCTGTTCGCGGGCTCCGCGCTGCTCGCCGGATTCGTCCTCTACAGCACGCGCGCCGCCAACCCCATGCTCCCGATGCGGCTGTTCCGCTCCCGGGCCTTCTCCGGCATCAACGCGGCGAGCCTGCTGATGTTCCTCGGCATGTTCGGCTCGATCTTCCTGCTCAGCCAGTACATGCAGGGGGTCCTCGGCTACTCGCCCACCGAGGCGGGCCTCAGGATGCTGCCCTGGACCGGCATGCCGATGCTGGTCGCCCCGATCGCCGGCATCCTCGCCGACCGCATCGGCGGCCGCCCGGTCGTCGCCGCGGGCCTGTTCCTCCAGGCCCTGGGCCTCGGCTACATGTCGGTCGTGGCCACGGCCGACGCCTCCTACGCCGCCCAGCTGCCCGCCCTGCTCGTCAGCGGCATCGGCATGGCCCTGTTCTTCGCCCCCGCCTCGCACCTGGTGATGTCCAGCGTCCGGCCCTCGGAGCAGGGCATCGCCTCCGGTGCCAACAACGCCCTGCGCGAGGTGGGCGGAGCGCTCGGCATCGCGGTCATGGCGTCGATCTTCGCGGCACAGGGCGGCTACGAGACCGGTCAGACCTTCGTCGACGGCATGCGCCCCGCTCTCGTGACGGGCTCCGCGGTGGTCGCCCTCGCGGGCGTCGCAGCCCTGCTGATCCCGACCCGGCGACGCACCGAGCGGCAGGCCGTCCCGGCCGAACCGGCACCCGTGCTGGAGACCGCTTCCCACTGA
- a CDS encoding TetR/AcrR family transcriptional regulator encodes MVRMSAEERRESVIRAAMIEFARGGYHGTSTEAIARRVGVSQPYLFRLFPGKKAIFLAAAERCVEDTIRTFADASEGLEGEEALHAMGNAYTKVIAERPERLMMQMQMYVAVKAAEEEGDHEFGESVRAGWMRLWDTVHLPLGADVNETTTFMAYGMLVNCLAAMGFPPEHRVWEGLYPSARLKGRLEI; translated from the coding sequence ATGGTCAGGATGAGCGCGGAGGAGAGGCGCGAGAGCGTCATCCGTGCGGCGATGATCGAATTCGCCCGCGGTGGCTACCACGGCACGTCGACCGAGGCGATCGCCCGACGGGTCGGGGTCTCGCAGCCGTATCTCTTCAGGCTCTTCCCCGGCAAGAAGGCGATCTTCCTGGCGGCGGCCGAGCGGTGTGTGGAGGACACGATCCGCACCTTCGCGGACGCCTCGGAGGGGCTCGAGGGCGAAGAGGCCCTGCACGCCATGGGGAACGCGTACACCAAGGTCATCGCGGAGCGGCCCGAGCGGCTCATGATGCAGATGCAGATGTACGTCGCGGTGAAGGCCGCCGAGGAAGAGGGCGACCACGAGTTCGGCGAGTCGGTGCGCGCCGGCTGGATGCGGCTGTGGGACACGGTTCACCTGCCGCTGGGTGCCGACGTCAACGAGACGACGACCTTCATGGCCTACGGGATGCTCGTCAACTGCCTGGCGGCCATGGGCTTCCCTCCCGAGCACCGCGTCTGGGAGGGGCTGTACCCGTCGGCGCGGCTCAAGGGCCGGTTGGAGATCTGA
- a CDS encoding MaoC family dehydratase, translated as MTAKISYSDVEVGTELPAQTFPVTRATLVQYAGASGDFNPIHWNEKFAKEVGLPDVIAHGMFTMAEAIRVVTDWAGDPGAVVEYGVRFTKPVVVPNVDKGAEIQVSGKVAAKLDDNTVRVDLTATSAGQKVLGMSRAVVRLA; from the coding sequence ATGACGGCGAAGATCTCCTACTCCGACGTCGAGGTCGGCACCGAACTGCCCGCGCAGACCTTCCCGGTGACCCGCGCGACCCTCGTCCAGTACGCGGGCGCCTCCGGCGACTTCAACCCGATCCACTGGAACGAGAAGTTCGCCAAGGAGGTCGGCCTGCCGGACGTCATCGCGCACGGCATGTTCACCATGGCCGAGGCGATCCGCGTGGTCACCGACTGGGCCGGCGACCCGGGCGCGGTCGTCGAGTACGGCGTCCGCTTCACCAAGCCCGTGGTCGTGCCCAACGTCGACAAGGGCGCCGAGATCCAGGTCAGCGGCAAGGTCGCGGCCAAGCTCGACGACAACACGGTCCGCGTGGACCTGACGGCGACGAGCGCCGGGCAGAAGGTGCTGGGCATGTCGCGTGCGGTCGTGCGGCTGGCCTGA
- a CDS encoding MaoC family dehydratase N-terminal domain-containing protein has translation MALDQSFVGRTYPPTEPYEVGREKIREFAEAVGDANPAYTDAEAAKALGHPDVIAPPTFVFSITFKAAGQVVQDPQLGLDYSRVVHGDQKFAYRRPVRAGDRLTVTSTIEAIKSLAGNDILDIRGEVHDEAGEHVVTAWTKLVARAAEEA, from the coding sequence ATGGCGCTCGACCAGTCCTTCGTGGGGCGGACGTACCCGCCCACCGAGCCCTACGAGGTGGGCCGGGAGAAGATCCGTGAGTTCGCCGAGGCGGTCGGGGACGCCAACCCGGCGTACACGGACGCGGAGGCCGCCAAGGCGCTCGGCCACCCCGACGTGATCGCGCCGCCGACCTTCGTCTTCTCGATCACCTTCAAGGCCGCCGGGCAGGTCGTCCAGGACCCCCAGCTCGGCCTGGACTACAGCCGAGTGGTACACGGCGACCAGAAGTTCGCCTACCGCCGTCCGGTCCGCGCCGGCGACCGGCTCACGGTCACCTCCACCATCGAGGCGATCAAGTCCCTCGCGGGCAACGACATCCTGGACATCCGCGGCGAGGTCCACGACGAGGCCGGCGAGCACGTCGTGACCGCCTGGACCAAGCTCGTGGCCCGCGCGGCCGAGGAGGCGTGA
- the rpmG gene encoding 50S ribosomal protein L33 — protein sequence MAATDVRPKITLACVECKERNYITKKNRRNNPDRLEMKKHCPRCNAHTAHRETR from the coding sequence GTGGCTGCCACCGACGTCCGCCCGAAGATCACGCTGGCCTGCGTGGAGTGCAAGGAGCGGAACTACATCACCAAGAAGAACCGGCGTAACAACCCGGACCGTCTTGAGATGAAGAAGCACTGCCCGCGTTGCAACGCGCACACCGCGCACCGCGAAACGCGATAA
- a CDS encoding amidohydrolase family protein: MPDSQPQPPPPPSSSPGPADPSSLLLCGARLTDGRTVDVRLGRGRIEAVGTAGSLAAGGTRACGARVDLGGYLLLPAPVEPHAHADTALSATAGGPVSHEPQHVQRRATEAALLQLAHGATAVRAHVRVGDVQGLGVLEAVLQARRALRGLAELTTVAMPRVLTGVAGADGLAVLRDAVKMGASVVGGRPDLDPDPTGYVEAVLEVASEHGCPVDLHTDAGDPARLARLAAMAGGLRPGVTLSPCGDLGRLPSEVASRTADQLAAAGVAVVCLPQGGCGGVDRRGAAPVRLLRAAGVRVAAGSGALRDVSNPVGRGDPLEAAFLLASRYGLSPEEAYDAVSGSARVVLGLPEVRVEAGFPAELLAVRGDGLAGALSLAYSRVVVHRGLVVARTSAVREYCSSAASVELGLPRQGRGQLS, translated from the coding sequence ATGCCCGACAGCCAGCCGCAGCCACCGCCGCCCCCGTCGTCCTCGCCGGGTCCGGCCGACCCGTCGTCGCTGCTGCTGTGCGGGGCACGGCTCACCGACGGCCGGACCGTGGACGTACGGCTGGGCCGCGGGCGGATCGAGGCGGTCGGCACGGCCGGCAGCCTGGCGGCGGGCGGCACGCGCGCGTGCGGGGCGCGAGTGGATCTCGGCGGCTATCTGCTGCTGCCGGCCCCGGTCGAGCCGCACGCCCATGCCGACACGGCGCTGTCGGCCACCGCCGGGGGCCCGGTCTCGCACGAGCCCCAGCACGTCCAGCGCCGCGCGACCGAGGCCGCGCTGCTCCAGCTCGCGCACGGGGCGACGGCGGTGCGGGCCCACGTGCGGGTGGGGGACGTCCAGGGGCTGGGCGTGCTGGAGGCCGTACTGCAGGCGCGGCGGGCGCTGCGGGGGCTGGCCGAGCTGACGACGGTGGCGATGCCCCGGGTGCTGACCGGGGTGGCCGGGGCGGACGGGCTGGCGGTGCTGCGGGACGCGGTGAAGATGGGCGCCTCGGTGGTGGGCGGCCGACCGGATCTCGACCCGGATCCGACGGGGTACGTGGAGGCGGTCCTGGAGGTGGCCTCCGAGCACGGCTGCCCGGTCGACCTGCACACGGACGCCGGGGATCCGGCCCGGCTGGCAAGGCTCGCGGCGATGGCGGGCGGGCTGCGTCCCGGCGTGACCCTCAGCCCGTGCGGCGATCTCGGCCGGCTGCCCTCCGAGGTGGCCTCGCGGACCGCGGACCAGCTGGCGGCGGCCGGGGTGGCGGTGGTGTGCCTGCCGCAGGGCGGCTGCGGTGGCGTGGACCGGCGGGGCGCGGCTCCGGTACGGCTGCTGCGCGCGGCCGGGGTGCGGGTGGCCGCCGGGAGCGGGGCGCTGCGGGACGTGTCGAACCCCGTGGGCCGCGGTGACCCGCTGGAGGCGGCGTTCCTGCTGGCCTCGCGCTACGGCCTGTCGCCCGAGGAGGCGTACGACGCGGTGAGCGGGTCGGCGCGGGTGGTGCTGGGGCTGCCGGAGGTGCGGGTGGAGGCGGGTTTCCCGGCCGAGTTGCTCGCGGTGCGCGGGGACGGGCTCGCGGGAGCGCTGTCGCTGGCGTACAGCCGGGTGGTGGTGCACCGGGGGCTCGTGGTGGCGCGGACCAGCGCGGTGCGGGAGTACTGCAGTTCGGCGGCTTCGGTGGAGCTGGGGCTGCCGCGGCAGGGGCGGGGGCAGTTGTCGTAG
- a CDS encoding NAD(P)H-binding protein translates to MRTVIAGGHGQIALRLERLLAARGDEVAGIIRKAEQADDLREAGAEPVVLDLESASVDEVAERLRGADAAVFAAGAGPGSGAARKDTVDKAAAVLFADAAVKAGVRRFVIVSSMGADPRHQGDEIFDVYLRAKGEADAYVRGLDALDWTILRPGQLTDDAGTGLVRLEAHTGRGPIPRDDVAAVLAELVDTPATAGLTLELISGPAPVSVAVKSVAGN, encoded by the coding sequence ATGCGCACTGTCATCGCTGGTGGTCATGGTCAGATCGCGTTGCGGCTGGAGCGACTGCTCGCCGCGCGCGGAGACGAGGTCGCGGGGATCATCCGCAAGGCCGAACAGGCCGACGATCTGCGGGAGGCCGGTGCCGAACCGGTCGTGCTCGACCTGGAGTCGGCGTCCGTGGACGAGGTCGCGGAGCGGCTGCGGGGTGCCGACGCGGCGGTGTTCGCTGCGGGCGCGGGCCCGGGCAGCGGGGCGGCCCGCAAGGACACGGTGGACAAGGCCGCGGCGGTCCTCTTCGCGGACGCGGCGGTGAAGGCGGGCGTACGGCGCTTCGTGATCGTGTCGTCCATGGGCGCCGATCCGCGGCACCAGGGTGACGAGATCTTCGACGTGTACCTGCGTGCCAAGGGCGAGGCGGACGCGTACGTGCGCGGGCTGGACGCCCTGGACTGGACGATCCTGCGCCCCGGTCAGCTCACCGACGACGCCGGCACCGGCCTCGTGCGCCTGGAGGCGCACACGGGCCGCGGGCCGATTCCGCGTGACGACGTGGCCGCCGTGCTGGCGGAGCTGGTGGACACACCCGCGACGGCCGGCCTCACGCTGGAGCTGATCAGCGGGCCGGCTCCGGTGTCCGTGGCGGTGAAGTCGGTGGCGGGGAACTGA